In a genomic window of Maridesulfovibrio ferrireducens:
- a CDS encoding HEAT repeat domain-containing protein, which translates to MTDCAKVIEDLKNEDNEIVREAAFQAGEFGCEEAVPLLAELLKTSHLGLQEAADHALRHIGGKKTVQAVVPLLRSDDAPVRNLSMDILREVGAQDFPSLVALVHDDDPDIRIFATDILGSSDSFMAVEPLCDALLKDPEVNVRYQAAVSLGDLENPAAAKCLNKAMLDDEWVQYAVIEALAKIKHSSSVDALVKALNTSSDLVASMIIDALGEVGNIKAVTMLLRHLDTSPTALRNKIVKAIVGILGGKSLKLLSATEREKLREYMLIALKDEDEEIQDAAITGLSFVGGEKATDEVLKLASELDPDRDRDRLSEIIENLSNLTMNPALVNAVNNGNFKKAAIAIDVLSRLEGREVAQVLMDAFEGKERDLKRGILDALVKTAGEEAKDFFVGVLENEQDGTMLKAAIYFLGQKLGVKDESDKIFALLSHSYDDVKEAALDACVSIGGDDINQKFIDLFNSEEPIERLMSVYAMGKLDAAGNLELIQQALEDELPDIRKIALEALTDCAAGMDNLSLVVSRLNDENRDVRLTVIELMGKCYQPEVIPYIVQALQDDDDWVQIRAAEALGNHREQDALPHLIPKLDSPNKLVVLKVIEALGAIGGTLAFQALLEASNAGGDPEIMQAAEEAIFKIQEKQGDRN; encoded by the coding sequence ATGACGGACTGTGCGAAAGTTATTGAAGATCTGAAAAATGAAGACAATGAGATTGTCCGCGAAGCTGCTTTTCAAGCCGGAGAATTCGGTTGTGAGGAAGCTGTGCCTTTGCTGGCTGAGCTTTTAAAGACCAGTCATTTGGGTCTGCAGGAAGCGGCCGATCATGCACTTCGTCATATAGGTGGCAAAAAAACTGTACAGGCAGTTGTTCCTTTGCTGCGTTCCGATGACGCTCCAGTCAGAAACCTGTCTATGGATATATTACGCGAAGTAGGCGCGCAGGATTTTCCTTCGCTCGTTGCTCTGGTTCATGATGATGATCCGGATATAAGAATTTTTGCTACTGATATTTTGGGCTCTTCCGATAGTTTTATGGCTGTTGAGCCTCTTTGTGACGCCCTGCTTAAAGACCCGGAGGTCAACGTTCGTTATCAGGCTGCTGTCAGCCTCGGCGATCTTGAAAATCCGGCTGCGGCCAAGTGTCTCAACAAAGCTATGCTGGATGATGAATGGGTCCAGTATGCGGTAATCGAAGCTCTTGCCAAGATTAAGCATTCCAGTTCCGTTGACGCTTTGGTTAAAGCTTTGAACACCAGTTCTGACCTTGTTGCTTCTATGATTATTGATGCTCTGGGCGAAGTCGGTAATATTAAAGCGGTTACGATGCTTTTGCGTCACCTTGATACTTCTCCTACAGCATTACGTAATAAGATTGTTAAGGCCATTGTCGGAATTCTTGGCGGAAAATCTCTTAAACTTTTATCTGCAACTGAGCGTGAGAAGTTAAGAGAATATATGCTTATTGCACTTAAAGATGAAGATGAAGAGATTCAGGATGCTGCAATAACCGGTCTGAGCTTTGTCGGTGGTGAAAAGGCCACAGATGAGGTTCTTAAGCTGGCAAGTGAGCTTGATCCTGATCGCGATCGAGACAGGCTGTCTGAAATAATTGAGAACCTGTCTAATTTAACTATGAACCCCGCTCTGGTTAATGCTGTAAATAACGGCAATTTTAAGAAGGCTGCGATTGCTATAGATGTTTTGTCCAGACTTGAAGGAAGGGAAGTTGCTCAGGTTTTGATGGATGCTTTTGAAGGCAAGGAAAGAGATCTTAAACGCGGAATTCTGGATGCTCTGGTGAAGACTGCCGGTGAAGAGGCTAAGGACTTTTTTGTAGGAGTCCTGGAGAATGAGCAGGATGGAACCATGCTTAAGGCTGCGATCTATTTCTTAGGTCAGAAGCTTGGAGTCAAGGACGAATCCGATAAAATTTTTGCGTTGCTTAGTCATTCTTATGACGATGTTAAAGAAGCCGCTCTTGATGCTTGTGTGTCCATCGGAGGGGATGATATTAACCAGAAGTTTATTGATTTGTTTAACAGTGAAGAACCAATCGAAAGACTTATGTCCGTTTACGCGATGGGTAAGCTTGATGCTGCCGGTAATCTGGAGCTTATTCAGCAGGCCCTTGAAGATGAGTTGCCGGATATCAGAAAAATTGCCCTTGAGGCTTTGACTGACTGTGCGGCGGGTATGGATAATTTGTCTTTGGTTGTTTCCCGTTTGAATGATGAGAACAGGGATGTAAGACTTACTGTTATCGAGTTGATGGGCAAATGCTATCAACCTGAAGTTATACCTTATATAGTTCAGGCGTTGCAGGACGATGATGACTGGGTTCAGATTCGTGCTGCGGAAGCTCTAGGGAATCATCGCGAGCAAGATGCTCTGCCTCACCTTATTCCTAAACTGGACTCTCCTAATAAGCTTGTTGTTTTGAAAGTAATTGAAGCGTTGGGTGCAATAGGTGGAACTCTCGCATTTCAGGCTTTGCTTGAAGCTTCAAACGCCGGTGGTGATCCTGAAATAATGCAGGCCGCGGAAGAGGCTATTTTTAAAATTCAAGAAAAGCAAGGAGATAGAAATTAG
- a CDS encoding CheR family methyltransferase, which translates to MSSLFSKTISLRKELKISDLEFTQLRDFIYDQAGIFIAVNRKYLLENRLANRLKELNLKTFGEYYYFLQYDSGRKLELNKLFEVITTNETSFYRNPPQLKVFQTKVLPDVLDNLRKLNRKRLRIWSAGCSTGEEPYTLAMIISEVLGAELKSWNIKITANDLSERVLKSARKGVYNEYSLRTTPKEIVNKYFEKSDKDYKVKAETKQLVSFGQINLSDRVQVKRVERSEIVFCRNVIIYFDEPMKKKVINAYYDNLVPGGFLIIGHSESLHNITRAFKPVHHPGAIIYQKLE; encoded by the coding sequence ATGTCTTCTCTGTTTTCAAAGACTATCTCACTTCGAAAAGAGTTAAAAATTTCTGATCTGGAATTTACCCAGTTAAGAGATTTTATATATGATCAGGCTGGAATTTTTATTGCAGTGAATCGTAAATATCTGCTTGAAAATCGTCTTGCCAATCGTTTGAAAGAGCTGAATTTGAAGACCTTTGGTGAGTATTATTATTTTTTACAGTATGATTCAGGGCGGAAGCTAGAACTTAATAAGCTTTTTGAAGTTATTACTACCAATGAAACTAGTTTTTACAGGAATCCTCCACAGCTGAAAGTTTTTCAGACTAAGGTTTTACCCGATGTTCTGGATAACCTTCGCAAGCTGAACAGGAAACGCCTTCGCATCTGGTCTGCCGGTTGTTCTACAGGTGAAGAGCCGTATACTCTTGCTATGATTATCAGTGAGGTTCTCGGCGCTGAACTTAAAAGTTGGAATATTAAGATTACTGCTAACGATTTGTCTGAAAGAGTGCTCAAATCTGCACGAAAGGGTGTTTATAACGAATACTCATTAAGGACGACGCCAAAGGAGATAGTCAACAAATATTTCGAAAAGAGCGACAAGGATTATAAAGTTAAGGCTGAAACGAAGCAGTTGGTTTCTTTTGGACAAATTAATCTGAGCGATAGAGTGCAGGTTAAAAGAGTCGAAAGATCTGAGATTGTTTTCTGTAGAAACGTCATAATTTACTTTGATGAACCTATGAAGAAAAAAGTTATTAATGCTTATTATGATAACTTGGTGCCCGGAGGCTTTTTGATAATAGGGCACTCAGAGTCTTTGCATAATATTACAAGGGCATTTAAGCCCGTGCATCATCCCGGTGCGATTATTTATCAGAAGTTGGAATAA
- a CDS encoding ParA family protein translates to MENDISDIELTETVKHAKVIAIANQKGGVGKTTTALTLGEALTRLNKKVLVIDLDPHANASVHLSFFPETVTMTAHNLFFDDANYKTIWLQIVQKRATVGFDFVPACIRLSELENDLKDRKNKGMVLSNALSGITDQYDYVLIDCPPHVGVLLVNAIVASDLVLIPIQTDFLALYGIRLLFDTIKVLNKVLPSPVKFKALPTMYDGRAGACRKILNLIRRKLQDRVFSTVVHMDTKFREACASGKVIYAIDEKSRGALEYMQLAREIIRNEDA, encoded by the coding sequence ATGGAAAATGATATATCGGACATAGAGCTTACTGAGACTGTGAAGCATGCGAAAGTTATAGCCATTGCAAATCAAAAGGGAGGAGTCGGCAAAACAACCACAGCTTTGACACTTGGAGAAGCATTAACCCGCCTTAATAAAAAGGTGTTGGTTATAGATCTTGATCCTCATGCAAATGCTTCGGTTCATTTGTCTTTCTTTCCAGAAACAGTAACCATGACGGCTCATAATCTGTTTTTTGACGATGCGAATTATAAGACGATTTGGTTGCAAATAGTACAGAAGCGAGCCACCGTAGGATTTGATTTTGTTCCGGCCTGTATAAGGCTCTCTGAACTGGAAAATGATCTTAAGGATAGAAAGAATAAGGGGATGGTTTTATCTAATGCTCTTAGCGGGATAACCGATCAGTATGATTATGTACTGATTGATTGTCCTCCCCATGTCGGGGTGCTTCTGGTTAACGCTATTGTTGCATCGGATCTGGTCCTTATTCCGATTCAGACCGATTTTCTGGCTCTTTACGGGATAAGATTGCTGTTTGATACAATTAAGGTGCTGAATAAAGTGCTACCGAGTCCTGTCAAGTTCAAGGCTTTGCCTACAATGTATGACGGAAGGGCCGGAGCTTGCCGAAAAATTTTGAATCTTATCAGGCGAAAGCTGCAAGATAGGGTTTTTAGCACAGTGGTGCACATGGATACGAAATTTAGAGAGGCATGCGCCAGCGGGAAGGTCATCTATGCTATTGATGAGAAATCCCGAGGTGCTTTGGAATACATGCAACTGGCGAGAGAGATAATTAGAAATGAAGACGCCTGA
- a CDS encoding chemotaxis protein CheW codes for MKTPEEYFVENVNLPGEEKQQDSYTDAESAFMDKYLGLGNREVLDELKRVDPRRDSSLPGFMPAPEINDFGGEGSAEGFEESLKETEEVQLVSFVVGEREYALPIVVIQEVVKKIPITLLPSAPSYMQGIINLRGRVTPVLDLRNLLHKGVGVSDKFVVVCRHKGLQLGLAISAVKTMYRAEKHQLVWGVESEIGVSAEFLLGLYKSGDKLVSILSVDRLVEQILKSEGEGHA; via the coding sequence ATGAAGACGCCTGAAGAATATTTCGTAGAAAATGTAAATCTACCCGGTGAAGAAAAGCAGCAGGATAGCTATACTGATGCCGAATCTGCTTTCATGGATAAGTATCTTGGTCTTGGGAACCGTGAGGTTCTCGATGAACTGAAAAGAGTTGATCCTCGGAGAGATTCAAGTCTTCCCGGATTTATGCCCGCTCCTGAAATTAACGATTTCGGTGGGGAAGGGAGTGCTGAAGGTTTTGAAGAAAGTTTAAAAGAAACTGAAGAAGTCCAGCTAGTTAGTTTTGTTGTAGGCGAAAGAGAATACGCTTTACCTATAGTTGTGATTCAGGAAGTTGTTAAAAAAATTCCTATAACGCTTCTTCCTTCAGCTCCGAGTTATATGCAGGGAATTATTAATCTCAGGGGAAGAGTTACTCCTGTTTTGGATTTAAGAAATCTTCTGCATAAAGGCGTAGGCGTCTCTGATAAGTTCGTAGTTGTGTGCCGGCATAAAGGTCTTCAACTGGGTTTAGCCATTAGTGCCGTTAAGACAATGTATCGCGCGGAGAAACATCAACTTGTCTGGGGAGTGGAATCAGAGATTGGAGTAAGTGCTGAATTTCTGCTTGGACTTTACAAATCCGGAGACAAATTGGTCAGTATTCTTTCTGTCGATCGGCTTGTAGAACAAATTTTAAAGAGTGAAGGTGAAGGACATGCCTAA
- a CDS encoding response regulator, producing MPKHILIVDDSKTVRNLVAFIMKKEGFKVSTAEDGLDGLEKLYSLEKVDLIISDVNMPRMDGFTYIKTVREQEAYKDIPIIVLSTEGQEKDIQTGLNLGANLYMVKPAQPEKMVKNIKMLLG from the coding sequence ATGCCTAAACATATTCTGATAGTGGACGATTCAAAGACTGTAAGGAATCTCGTGGCCTTCATTATGAAGAAGGAAGGTTTTAAGGTCAGCACTGCCGAAGATGGTTTGGACGGGCTTGAAAAACTTTACAGCCTTGAAAAAGTTGATCTCATTATTTCTGATGTTAATATGCCCAGAATGGATGGTTTCACTTATATTAAGACCGTTCGCGAGCAAGAAGCATATAAGGACATTCCTATTATTGTGCTTTCTACTGAAGGTCAGGAGAAGGATATTCAGACTGGATTAAATTTGGGAGCTAATTTATATATGGTTAAGCCAGCGCAACCCGAAAAAATGGTCAAGAATATTAAAATGTTATTAGGTTAG
- a CDS encoding chemotaxis protein CheA, whose product MSQDFLDPEIFADFIIEAKEHLETIEPNLLELENNPENLDILNEIFRPMHSLKGASGFLGLNIINGLAHRAENVLDELRKGEISVTSEIMDVILAATDSLRQLIDNLNEQGTEGEVDTSIVIERIEAIMAGETLAVVEPEPEIEPELEIEESEPVLELEDDYEEPELPEVEMVQEPAIPESSDRKQSYQFVAIVNPDEEPYNLTTVGDGHLADFLEEAHEIIENLTRGLLELEQDPEGNDDLINDIFRYFHNLKGNSGIIGFRELNSLTHEAETLLNKVRKGEVNATHYMIDLLLAVVDGIESLIAHVTPSTGEVQPLDIAQLVDPLQNAVESGEVLPVERADSEVEEASGLGAESKSDQELEPDLALEPEAVEDGLDPEDISIFEQTVHQQLDNISLALTTLGEDSGLKDYIDALFRSLVSIQNSAGYMGFDNLKEYAERTAGLVDQARSTDMDFGLMLDLLQQECGIIEEMIFAAVAELKGEEDSSESATKPEVKPESKPEPKAKPEPKAKPEPKVEPEPKAEPKPKAKPEPKAEPKPKTEPKPKAKSESKPVAKPAPKPKSAPVAPSAVGVPAQKTTKPKAMTTIRVDHQKLDHLMNLIGELIISRGRYTMLARGLEEGHLEVPIVAQQLTETTYALSRISDDLQDTIMKVRMVAVQTVFSRFPRLVRDLSRKSNKRVELITEGEETELDKSVVEEIGDPLVHLIRNSVDHGLEPEEERIASGKTPEGHVWLRAYHKGNSVAIEVEDDGRGIDPEKMRNVAIKKGVISAEEARNLDDREAIELIFAPGFSSAEKVTDISGRGVGMDVVKNNIKDLKGTVQISSEVGKGSKFTLTLPLTLAIIDALMVQVNGANYAIPLDAVSETTKIEAERLTEVNNRKVVTLRGEVLGIAELAELLDQPVSDPDREVLPVVIIHDNVRRLGLVVDRLLERQEIVIKPLGRFLSRFNLRGVSGATIMGDGSVVLILDPHEIYSMATVKGSLQ is encoded by the coding sequence ATGAGCCAAGATTTCTTGGATCCTGAAATTTTTGCTGATTTCATTATTGAAGCAAAAGAACATCTCGAGACAATCGAGCCCAATTTGCTTGAGCTTGAAAATAATCCTGAAAATCTTGATATTCTTAATGAAATATTCAGACCTATGCACTCTCTCAAGGGAGCGTCAGGTTTTCTTGGGCTGAATATTATTAACGGGCTTGCTCATAGAGCAGAGAACGTTCTTGACGAACTCAGAAAAGGCGAAATTTCTGTTACTTCTGAGATTATGGATGTAATCCTAGCAGCTACTGACTCGTTACGGCAGCTTATTGATAACCTCAATGAACAAGGAACTGAAGGTGAGGTTGATACTTCAATTGTTATTGAACGTATCGAAGCAATTATGGCAGGTGAAACTCTTGCTGTAGTAGAGCCTGAGCCTGAGATTGAGCCAGAGCTGGAAATCGAAGAAAGTGAACCTGTTTTAGAATTGGAAGATGATTACGAAGAACCAGAATTGCCGGAGGTCGAAATGGTGCAGGAGCCTGCTATTCCCGAATCTTCTGACCGTAAGCAATCGTATCAATTTGTTGCTATAGTCAATCCAGATGAAGAACCATACAATCTTACTACTGTAGGAGATGGACATCTGGCTGATTTCCTTGAAGAAGCTCACGAAATAATTGAAAATCTCACAAGAGGTCTTCTTGAGCTTGAACAGGATCCCGAAGGCAATGATGATCTTATAAACGATATTTTTAGATATTTTCACAACCTGAAAGGAAACAGTGGGATTATCGGATTTCGTGAGCTTAATTCGTTAACTCATGAAGCTGAAACTTTACTTAATAAAGTTCGTAAAGGTGAGGTTAATGCTACTCACTATATGATCGATCTACTTCTTGCTGTTGTGGATGGCATTGAGTCGTTGATTGCTCATGTGACTCCTTCTACCGGAGAAGTTCAGCCGTTGGATATAGCTCAGCTTGTCGACCCTCTTCAGAATGCGGTTGAAAGCGGAGAAGTGCTTCCGGTTGAAAGAGCTGATTCTGAAGTTGAAGAAGCTTCGGGATTAGGGGCTGAGTCGAAATCTGATCAGGAACTGGAACCGGATCTGGCTCTTGAACCTGAAGCAGTAGAAGACGGTCTCGATCCTGAAGATATTTCAATTTTTGAGCAGACTGTTCATCAACAGCTGGATAATATTTCACTTGCTCTGACCACTTTAGGCGAGGATTCCGGCCTGAAGGACTATATTGATGCTCTTTTCCGTAGTCTTGTTTCAATACAAAATTCTGCCGGATATATGGGCTTTGATAATCTTAAAGAGTATGCCGAACGTACTGCCGGACTTGTAGATCAAGCCCGCTCAACTGATATGGATTTTGGTTTGATGCTGGACCTTTTGCAGCAGGAATGCGGAATTATCGAAGAGATGATTTTTGCAGCTGTGGCTGAACTTAAGGGAGAAGAAGATTCTTCCGAGTCAGCAACTAAACCTGAAGTTAAGCCAGAGTCTAAACCTGAGCCAAAAGCTAAGCCTGAGCCAAAAGCTAAACCTGAGCCAAAAGTTGAGCCTGAGCCAAAAGCTGAGCCTAAGCCAAAAGCTAAGCCTGAGCCAAAAGCTGAGCCTAAGCCAAAAACTGAGCCTAAGCCAAAAGCTAAGTCCGAGTCTAAGCCTGTAGCCAAGCCAGCACCAAAGCCTAAGTCGGCGCCAGTGGCTCCTTCTGCTGTGGGAGTTCCGGCTCAAAAAACGACTAAGCCGAAAGCTATGACTACTATTCGAGTTGACCATCAGAAGCTCGATCATTTGATGAATCTGATTGGTGAGCTTATTATCAGTCGCGGTCGATATACGATGCTCGCCCGAGGTCTTGAAGAGGGGCATCTGGAAGTTCCTATAGTCGCTCAGCAGTTAACGGAAACAACGTATGCACTGTCCAGAATTTCTGATGACCTTCAAGATACTATCATGAAGGTTCGCATGGTGGCCGTGCAGACTGTATTTTCAAGATTTCCACGATTGGTTCGTGACCTCAGCCGTAAGAGTAATAAGCGTGTTGAGCTGATCACTGAAGGTGAAGAGACTGAACTTGATAAGAGTGTTGTCGAGGAAATCGGCGATCCTTTGGTTCATTTAATTCGAAATTCGGTTGACCATGGCCTTGAGCCGGAAGAAGAGCGTATTGCCAGCGGAAAGACTCCTGAAGGTCATGTATGGCTGCGCGCGTACCATAAAGGTAACTCTGTCGCTATCGAGGTCGAGGATGACGGGCGCGGAATTGATCCTGAAAAAATGCGTAATGTCGCGATTAAGAAGGGTGTTATTTCTGCTGAAGAAGCACGAAACCTTGATGATCGCGAAGCAATTGAATTAATCTTTGCCCCTGGATTCTCTTCTGCGGAAAAGGTTACTGACATTTCAGGTCGAGGCGTTGGAATGGATGTTGTTAAGAATAATATCAAAGACCTTAAAGGTACTGTTCAGATTTCTTCGGAAGTCGGGAAAGGGTCTAAGTTTACTCTTACCCTGCCTTTGACCCTAGCTATTATTGATGCCTTGATGGTTCAGGTTAACGGTGCAAATTATGCGATTCCACTTGATGCCGTTTCTGAAACAACTAAGATTGAAGCTGAAAGGCTGACTGAAGTTAATAACCGTAAGGTTGTCACTCTGCGAGGAGAAGTTTTAGGTATTGCGGAACTCGCAGAACTTCTTGATCAACCCGTAAGTGATCCTGACAGAGAAGTGCTCCCTGTTGTTATTATTCATGACAATGTACGCAGGCTTGGTCTCGTAGTAGATAGACTGCTTGAACGGCAGGAAATCGTGATTAAACCTCTGGGCCGCTTTCTAAGCCGATTTAATCTTAGAGGTGTGTCAGGAGCAACTATCATGGGGGACGGAAGCGTAGTGCTTATCCTTGATCCTCATGAGATATACAGCATGGCAACTGTCAAAGGGTCTTTGCAATAA
- the ybgF gene encoding tol-pal system protein YbgF, protein MKYFHILAIFILSLSISGCFAAKQPEQPAWGASEEWRLKSLEENFLNFKEGLREQKDHIDKNHAETMTAVEKIQERLGELDSSIAELKEAQLQMSAMKAEQALVPVPVAVEEEVVVVGGSESSEEKPWMNVPGENAEHTQTQGVASSSNGADLYQEGVRLVMNDKPLEARAKLTEFLKNNSSGKLAPNALYWIGETYYSEKSFAQSILKFKEVSRRFPKANKVPDAMLKIGLAYDKLGDKENAVFYLRTLVDEYPKSDPAKIGNRRLNEIEG, encoded by the coding sequence ATGAAGTATTTCCATATTCTTGCAATATTTATATTGTCATTATCTATCAGTGGTTGTTTTGCTGCAAAACAGCCGGAGCAACCCGCTTGGGGTGCAAGTGAAGAATGGCGGTTAAAAAGTCTTGAAGAGAATTTTTTGAATTTTAAAGAAGGGTTACGCGAACAGAAGGATCATATAGATAAAAATCATGCTGAAACAATGACTGCGGTTGAAAAAATTCAGGAACGGCTTGGAGAGCTTGATAGCTCTATTGCTGAATTGAAAGAGGCTCAACTGCAAATGTCTGCTATGAAGGCAGAGCAGGCTCTTGTCCCTGTTCCTGTTGCGGTCGAAGAAGAAGTTGTTGTTGTCGGTGGCAGTGAAAGCAGTGAAGAAAAGCCTTGGATGAATGTTCCTGGTGAAAATGCAGAACATACGCAGACTCAGGGTGTGGCTTCATCCAGTAACGGGGCAGACCTTTATCAGGAGGGAGTTCGTCTTGTTATGAATGATAAGCCTCTGGAAGCTCGTGCCAAGCTTACTGAATTTTTAAAAAACAATTCTTCCGGCAAGCTCGCTCCTAATGCACTCTATTGGATAGGCGAAACTTATTATTCTGAAAAAAGTTTTGCTCAGTCTATTTTAAAATTTAAAGAAGTCAGCAGACGTTTTCCTAAAGCAAATAAAGTTCCTGATGCAATGCTGAAAATAGGTCTTGCTTACGATAAACTCGGTGATAAAGAAAATGCTGTTTTTTACCTGCGAACACTTGTTGATGAATATCCAAAATCCGATCCTGCTAAAATCGGTAACCGCAGACTCAATGAAATTGAGGGCTAA
- the dprA gene encoding DNA-processing protein DprA, with the protein MNIKEEYFACLALRHTPGLGPKSWSRILKSYPSAYSALKDAANWADLNLCSENVADAAHAEVWRSTAEKEFKEVMRLSFGILPWTHPGFPSSLKEISDPPTYLYYYGDPSLLANPGVAIVGSRNSSRLGLEYAQKISGELSAVGITVISGFARGIDACAHQEALKGIGSSIAVLGTGLDIDDYPQNSASLRRNLIENGLIVSEFSPGTRPYSGNFPFRNRIISGLSAGVLVAEADIKSGSLITARLAAEQGREVMALPGPLGSKNYSGCLKLIKEGAALVETVDDVLITIGHSLEANSKKEFVPVSEIKTPRAVHSFNKNTSQENNSVKQSESVKFVLDIDALDPHEQEIARTLDREGKLHIDEVARKSGVDVALTGAVLLGMEVKGIVVHFPGMYYDIKRC; encoded by the coding sequence TTGAATATTAAAGAAGAATATTTTGCATGTCTTGCTTTACGGCATACTCCAGGACTGGGGCCTAAGTCATGGTCGCGCATTTTAAAGTCTTATCCCTCTGCTTACAGTGCATTAAAGGATGCCGCGAATTGGGCTGATTTAAATCTTTGCTCTGAAAATGTAGCCGATGCTGCTCATGCGGAAGTTTGGCGAAGCACTGCGGAAAAAGAATTTAAAGAGGTTATGCGGCTCAGCTTCGGAATCCTTCCATGGACTCATCCCGGATTTCCTTCTTCGTTAAAAGAAATTTCGGACCCTCCAACTTATCTGTATTATTATGGAGATCCATCTCTTCTTGCAAATCCGGGGGTTGCCATCGTCGGTTCCCGTAATAGCAGTCGATTGGGGCTGGAATATGCTCAAAAGATTTCAGGAGAGCTTTCTGCCGTCGGTATTACCGTCATCTCGGGCTTTGCCCGGGGGATAGATGCTTGCGCGCATCAAGAAGCTTTGAAAGGGATCGGTTCATCCATTGCTGTTTTAGGTACGGGGCTTGATATTGATGATTATCCGCAAAACAGCGCTAGTTTGAGGCGCAATCTTATTGAAAACGGTTTGATCGTATCTGAATTTTCACCGGGAACTCGTCCTTATAGTGGCAACTTTCCGTTTCGAAATCGTATTATAAGCGGGCTGAGTGCGGGGGTGCTTGTGGCTGAAGCTGATATTAAAAGCGGCAGTCTGATAACTGCAAGGCTCGCCGCTGAACAGGGGCGTGAAGTTATGGCTCTGCCGGGCCCTTTGGGTAGTAAAAATTATTCAGGGTGTCTTAAGCTTATAAAAGAAGGCGCAGCTCTTGTTGAAACTGTGGATGATGTTTTAATAACCATCGGGCATTCATTGGAAGCGAATTCTAAAAAAGAGTTTGTGCCTGTTTCTGAAATAAAAACTCCCCGTGCGGTCCACAGTTTTAATAAAAATACGAGTCAGGAAAATAATTCCGTAAAGCAATCTGAAAGTGTTAAGTTTGTTTTGGATATTGACGCACTGGACCCTCATGAACAGGAGATTGCGCGCACGCTTGATAGAGAAGGAAAACTTCATATTGACGAAGTCGCGCGTAAATCAGGCGTTGATGTAGCCTTAACAGGAGCGGTTTTACTTGGTATGGAAGTGAAGGGAATCGTTGTGCACTTTCCCGGCATGTACTATGATATAAAGCGTTGCTAA
- a CDS encoding HDOD domain-containing protein, producing the protein MSDQDLKTSVKGQILSTSDLPTLPSVLDEVTKLVDDPNSSTEQVAKVISQDQVLSAKVLKMVNSPIYGFPGRITTIQHALVLLGLNVIKGIIISTSVFDMIQKAMSGLWEHSLGCALASGAIAKAAGFEDPEEFTVAGLLHDLGKVVTAVQLPELNEAICMTVREKNLCYYDAEKVVLGFGHDRINAWLARHWNLPPNVREAMTYHHHPDRAQFYQQTAAVVHVGDFLVRLFEYGNGGDDQISYFKPAAMKILKLKMKDLEPVMDELSEQFVEISGLTF; encoded by the coding sequence ATGTCTGATCAGGATCTTAAAACAAGCGTAAAAGGACAGATTCTTTCCACTTCTGACCTGCCTACTCTACCCAGTGTTCTCGATGAAGTTACAAAACTTGTGGATGACCCGAATTCTTCCACAGAGCAGGTTGCCAAGGTTATTTCACAGGATCAGGTCTTATCTGCTAAAGTTTTGAAAATGGTTAACTCTCCTATTTACGGATTCCCCGGTCGTATTACAACAATTCAGCATGCTCTTGTTCTGCTTGGTTTGAATGTCATAAAAGGTATTATTATTTCAACTTCGGTTTTTGATATGATCCAGAAGGCCATGTCCGGTCTTTGGGAACATAGCCTTGGATGTGCCTTAGCTAGTGGTGCGATTGCAAAAGCTGCCGGTTTTGAAGATCCTGAAGAGTTCACTGTTGCAGGTCTGCTGCACGATTTAGGAAAAGTTGTAACCGCAGTTCAATTACCTGAACTTAATGAAGCAATCTGCATGACTGTGCGGGAAAAAAATCTTTGCTATTATGATGCAGAAAAAGTTGTGCTTGGTTTCGGGCATGACCGAATTAACGCATGGCTTGCGCGGCATTGGAATCTTCCTCCGAACGTCAGAGAGGCTATGACTTATCATCATCACCCTGACAGAGCTCAATTTTATCAGCAGACAGCAGCGGTTGTTCATGTCGGGGATTTTCTGGTTCGCCTTTTTGAATATGGTAACGGAGGAGATGATCAAATCTCTTACTTTAAACCGGCTGCCATGAAAATTTTGAAGCTTAAAATGAAAGATCTTGAACCTGTAATGGATGAGCTTTCAGAACAATTTGTGGAAATTTCAGGGCTTACATTCTAA